The DNA window GATTGTGGAATTGGATTGGGCGAGGTTGGTTTTGAGCTTGTCAACCTCTGCTTTGAGGCGTTCGATCTGAGCGACTTTCGGGTCCGGGGTTTCTCCCGCCTCTTGCAATTGCTGGAGTCGGTGCTCGAATTCGGTGCGTAGGTGCGCGTAGGGCCGGGTGCCGTAGAACGCCGTGCGGTCGACCCCGGCCTCGAGTGCGAGGGTCTTGATATCGCAGCTGCCGCCGGGCGGGATCTCGCCGCGCAGCAGCCGGTCCATGGCGGCGCGGATGCAGTTCTCGTTGTGGATGCGTTGGGCGGCAGTGATTCTCATGCTTGCTCCTCGGTTGCGCCGGTCCCGGTGGCTGTGTCGATGCTGGTGATGACCCGGACGGCGCGGTCGTAGTCGGTCTGTAGTCGGGTGTGTTCGGTGGTGCGGGTTTTGCCGAGTTGGCCGAGGAGGGTCTTGGTGAGTTCGGCGTGCTCGGCCCAGATGGGCCGGTGGTGCTGGTGGTGGGTGGCCTGCGGACAGCGCGCGGAGTCACACATGCCGATCATCGGGCGGTCCGAGGTCGGGGTGCCGGCGAGTTTCAGGCAGAGTGCGCGCGAGGGATCGGTGAACCAGCAATAGTTCGCCGGGCCGAGATGCAGTGCCTTCGCGCGTTTGGACAGCAGGTTGAGGATGTCGCGGTCGTTGCGCTGGATCTTGGGCGCCGCAATCGCTTCGGTGTCGAGGTCGGTGTCGATGCTGGCGAAGAATTCGGTCAGGTTGCGGGCACCGGGCCCGGCGGGCAGGATTCCTTGCTGGTAGTTGCGGAACTCGGCCAGCACGAGCTGGAGTTTGTGGTCGGCCTCGAGCTTGTTGACTTCGGCCAGCAACTCCGCTTGAGCACCGCCCGGTCGAGCCGCATAGCCTTCTGTAGTGGCGGCAGCGATATGTTTGAGGTGCAGTTTTGCTGCGAGAACACCGCCGGGCCGGTAAGCCATCTCCAACGCAACCGTGCGCCTCAGCATCCGCAGTGCTACTGGTTCGTCGGGGATCGGGGCGAGTCCGAGGCGGGCCCCGGCCGGGGAGTTCACCCAGGCGCGAAACCATAGGTAACGGACCCGGAAGCTGAACCGGGACAGCAGAAGAGCGCCCTCGTGGGGGTCGTCATGGAGCTGTTCGATGAGCTCGATTGCGCGGTGGACCGGTTCGATGACGACCCATTCGTCGTCGGTGCCACCCAGGCCCTGGCCTTTGATGATCTTGCTGGCGACGCGGTAGCGCTTCAGACCGGGTATCGGTTCCTCGACCGGGCGGCAGCAGCCGACCCGCAGTTCCATCAGCTCGCTGGCCCGCATTCCGGACGCGGCGGCCAGGACCACGATGGCCGCGGTGCGGGTGATGCCGATCAGGGCGACCGCTTCGGATCGGTGCAGTGGCAGTGTCCAGGGCAACAGGGCTGAGTCGTCGGCGGTCGGTGCCTGTGCGGCGTTGCGGGCGAAAACCTTCTCGACTCCGACAGTGTGGAGGGTGTCGATCAGCGGTTTGCGCAGCGCGGGCATCCATTTCGCCCAAAACTGGACGTATCCGGCCTGCCGGGCCAGGGCTCCGGTGGAGACCGGCAGCAGCGGGTTGTTCGCGTCCCAGCCAGCCGTGAGTCGGCGTCTGACATCGTGGTCTTCGAGCATCGGCAGAGGCGTGTTGGTCACCCTGTGGTCGGCCAGCAGTTTGTTGATGTCGCTGATCATCGCCGACGAGCCATGACGAAGGCCCGGTGCCCTCGTAGCCCAAATGCGGTCGATGTGGCGGATCTGCTCGTGCAGCTCGACAACGTGTGGGCCGAGGGTCTGCACCAGGTGCAAGGCCGCGGCGAGCATCGGCTGCAGCACTTCGGCAGGGACGCCGGCGTCTGTTCCCTCACGACCAGAAGGCATTTCGGCGACCGCTGACGCTGTCGCGCCGCCCCAAGGACGCAGATCGGCCGGAACCCGGTCGGTGGTGAACAGGTCACGGTAGTCGACCAGGTCGACGATCATCTGCGCGGCAGCGCGCCGGAGGCCGGGGCTCTGCTCGCCCACGACGGTGCCGTCGGAGTCGGTGACATAGCGTCGGAATCCCAGGTAGTCCTCGCAGAGGCGGGTATCGACTTCGGTGAGGGCAGTGATTCCCCGCCGGTCGAGCCAGCCGAAGAACGTCCCGGCCTCGTAGAGTCGGCTGTAGCAGCTGGTCAGATGCAGTGCGGTGCGGTAGGCGCGCGGCAGCCGAACCACGGCATCATGGTTCGGGGCAAGCAGCGCCAGGATCAGCTCCTTGACGACCAGCCGCCAACGTGGGTCGGTGATGGTGGTGAAGTCGAATCGCCGCCGGTAGAGGGCCATCTGGACCGGGAGCCCGACGACGTCGGTGAAATCCCACAGGTCGTCGTCGAACACCGGTCGTGAGGTGCGGTCTGGCAGCGTGAGCCCGGCTTCGCGGCAGATGTCGGCGCCGGTGAACGGGGACCGTGGGGGTGTGCCGGGTGCCGTGGTCGCGATTGTGCTTGTCATGCGGTGAGTTCCTCCGGGCGCAAGGGGATTTCGTTGTCGCTGTCGGTGATTCTTGTGGCTGCGGCGGTGAGTTCGGCGGGGTCGAAGCGGTCCAGGATCTGGTCGATCCGGGCGGCGTAGCGGCCGAAGACGGTCATGAAGTGGGCGGCGGGCATCTGCTGCCACTGGCGGGAGAAGAATGCCTTGAGCCGCAACAGGTTCACCGCGTGCCGGGGAGCGAACACCGCCAGCGGGCAAAGCAGGCAGACCCACGGACGTGCCGGGCATGGTTTCCCGGCCGGTCCGTGCAGCCCGGAAAGCTGATCGGCGCAGGCCGCGGTGAATACATCCCGCGTGCCACCGACCAGCTCGGCGAGCACGCCTTCGTCGAGCTTCATCACCGCCAGCAGTTGCGGGTAGCCCTCGACGAGTGCTGCGGCGTCTTCCGCGGTGATCACGGTCGGTGGGTGTGCGCGGCGGAGGATGTCGTGCTGGGCGTCGGCGATGATCGTCTCGACGGCGTGGCGTTGGCCGGGAGTCGTTGCCGACAGGTAGTGGTCGCCCTCGACCGCCGGGGTGTGGTTCGGGTCGATCGTGGCGCGCGCATTCCCGGTCCAGGACTTCTTGTCTCGCATCGCGTGGTGCGTGGTGCGGATGCGGGACCGGTGCAGTTTCAGCGGCTCGCCGTCGTCGCCGACGATGCTGTGGCGTTGCATCCACCGCCCGGTCGCCGACCGGTTCACCTCGCCGAGGCGGCGGGAGTAACCGGGGCTGGCTCATCCCCAACCACAGCGTGGTGCGCTCGTCCGGTGGCACGAAGCGGCGCAGCAGCGCCGAGTGCGCCAGCCACTGCTCGAGCAACCGCACCGCTGGCCGCGGCAAGGTGGTGCTCTCGGCGGCGGTGCGGCGTTTGACATAGGACAGCAGAACAGTCGAATCCCCGGCCCAGTCGATGTCTCCGACCTCCAGGTCGGCGATACCGTCCGGGACGATGCCGGAGTAGATCCCGAACAGCAGCCGGTAGGCGACCACGACTTCGAGGTGCGGGAACATCGCTTGCGCAGCCTCGTGGAAGACAGTGGTGACTCCTCGATGGCGGAAGACGTTGATAGACATGCCAATCGTCTCAGCGGCCTCGCAGCTGCCGAGAGGGCCGTGCGTCGCCAGCAACCAGCAGAAGTTCTGGTGAGACCACGCGCCCGCGCCCGGATGCCGCCCTCCGGGAACGGACGCCAACGCATGCCGATGCGTGGCATAGGAGTCATCGACCTGCTGTCGGCAGACCGCGGTAAGTCGCTGCCATTCAGCCTCGGAGTAGGGCGGCAACGGCCGCCGATTCGGCTGAATGTTGAAGTGCCGCCCGGCGGCCAGTTCCACCACGCCGTCGCCGACACGGCCGCCGGATCGCGCGTAACCCTCCACCAAGGACCGAGTCAGCGCCTCCAACCAGTTCGGGCCCGCCATCCAGAACTGCGCCAACTGCCCGCGCCGCAGATCGGCGATGCCGC is part of the Mycolicibacterium tusciae JS617 genome and encodes:
- a CDS encoding site-specific integrase — its product is MTSTIATTAPGTPPRSPFTGADICREAGLTLPDRTSRPVFDDDLWDFTDVVGLPVQMALYRRRFDFTTITDPRWRLVVKELILALLAPNHDAVVRLPRAYRTALHLTSCYSRLYEAGTFFGWLDRRGITALTEVDTRLCEDYLGFRRYVTDSDGTVVGEQSPGLRRAAAQMIVDLVDYRDLFTTDRVPADLRPWGGATASAVAEMPSGREGTDAGVPAEVLQPMLAAALHLVQTLGPHVVELHEQIRHIDRIWATRAPGLRHGSSAMISDINKLLADHRVTNTPLPMLEDHDVRRRLTAGWDANNPLLPVSTGALARQAGYVQFWAKWMPALRKPLIDTLHTVGVEKVFARNAAQAPTADDSALLPWTLPLHRSEAVALIGITRTAAIVVLAAASGMRASELMELRVGCCRPVEEPIPGLKRYRVASKIIKGQGLGGTDDEWVVIEPVHRAIELIEQLHDDPHEGALLLSRFSFRVRYLWFRAWVNSPAGARLGLAPIPDEPVALRMLRRTVALEMAYRPGGVLAAKLHLKHIAAATTEGYAARPGGAQAELLAEVNKLEADHKLQLVLAEFRNYQQGILPAGPGARNLTEFFASIDTDLDTEAIAAPKIQRNDRDILNLLSKRAKALHLGPANYCWFTDPSRALCLKLAGTPTSDRPMIGMCDSARCPQATHHQHHRPIWAEHAELTKTLLGQLGKTRTTEHTRLQTDYDRAVRVITSIDTATGTGATEEQA